The genomic DNA TGAAATCATCTGGCTGACGATATTGACCGTTACGTGCGCTTCCGACCCCTTCATCTCAGCACCGGCGATTTCCGCCTTGTCGATCCCGACAAAGGACGAACGCACGCTTTCGCCACGGGTTTCGCGGTCGTCGATAGCTGAAACAAAGCCCTCGAAGACATCCTTGGAAAGCAGATTTTTCAGAACCTTGCGATCGCCATCGGCAAAGGACATCACAATCATTTCATAGGCGATCTTCACGCCTTCCACGAAACCGGCCGGATCGAACGAAGGATCGGCAGCGTAAATCGCGCGCATGCCATCATTGACCGGCGTGCCGACCGGAGCGGCCTTGTCGATGGCGGTGAAATCTTTTTCGCCCGGACGACGTGGCAGAGAGACGACATTATCCGTCTCACCGCTTGCCGGTGCAGCATCGGCACTGCGGGCTGATGTGTAAGGATCGAAGGGCGGTTTTTCACTTCCGGTACGACGGCCAAGAACATTCCTCAGCTGGAGAAAGATGATCACCGCTGCGATGAAGAAGAATATCGTGCCAAAATCAAAAAATTCCATGCCGCCTGCCGCTGATTGAAGGATCAGGCATTTCGCCTTTCCTTATCCCTAGTTTGTATCTCATACATATAGATCGGCTTACGTCATCATTCAAATCCCGATCATGCATACCTATTTGATATTGCATGACAGACAGTTTCAATTTCGTTCCGAACCTGAAAAAGTTACAATTCAGGTTAAATTGAAACGCTGAAACCAAACAACAAAGGTCGTAACTTACGTGTCCTCCTCTCTCGCCCCTCTCGTCATGCTGGCGATGCCTTTCATCGAAATTGCCGGTTTCGTCATTATCGGCAGCAAGATCGGCGTTTTCGCGACTTTGGGCCTCGTTATTCTGAGCGCAATGCTGGGTTTCTTTCTGCTGCGCGTGCAGGGCATCGGGCTTTTGCAGCGTATCCGTACCGAAACGGCTGCCGGACGCGTGCCGGATCGCGAAATGGTGCATGGCGCCATGCTGGTTCTGGCAGCGATCCTGCTGATCGTGCCCGGCTTTGTCAGCAGCACCATCGGCATTCTGCTGTTCATTCCGTTCATCCGTGATTTCATGTGGGAAAAATTCATGCGCGGCCGCATGGTCGTTGCGACATCCGCGCGCTATTCGGACGGCTACGGGCAACAGCGTCCCGGTTCAAATCCACGTCAGGACCATGTCATCGATCTCGATCCAGAGGATTATACCACCAGGCCGAATGAAAACTCGCCTTGGAAAGACGACCGTAAAGATCAATGAATACGCAAATACTAACCTAAAAAGCCTTTCTTGCCTCATGCCCGCGCACATGCTAGCCAAACATTCCGACCTTTCGGGGCAGTCTGCGTAGACTGCGCTGGAAGCGCAAAAATTTTAATCACCGATAGAAGGCATACCGATAATGAGCGATAAGGCCGCGGGCGAAGTAAAGAACGGCAATGGCGCGACGGCCGAGCCGTCCCTCAACATTCTGGCGCAGTATGTGAAGGACCTGTCCTTCGAAAGCCCGGGCGCGCCGCTGTCGCTGCGTCCGCGCGAGAAGGCACCGTCCATCAACATCAACGTGAACGTAAACGCCAATCCGCTTTCCGAAACGGATTTCGACGTTGTGCTGACGCTGGAAGCCAAGGCTGTTGACGGCAAGGACGTCCTTTTCAACACCGAGCTCGTCTATGGCGGCGTGTTCCGCATTCAGGGCATCCCGCAGGAGCACATGCTTCCGCTTCTGTTCATCGAATGCCCGCGTCTTCTGTTCCCGTTCGCGCGCCAGATCATTGCCGACGCAACGCGCAACGGTGGCTACCCGCCGCTGATGATCGACCCGATCGATTTCGCGCAGATGTTCCAGCAGCGGATGGCCGAAGAACAGGCCAAGTCCGCTGTAAAGAGCTGATCGTTTCAAACAATGATCGCAGAAAAGCCCCGGATCATCCGGGGCTTTTTCATATCCACGTCCAAGACGTGTTCAGTATTTCTTCCAGATGGCCTTATCGCCCAACTTGTCCACAAGGGCTGCGTGAGCGGCGCGCTCGGCATCCGAAATGCGGGGGGCCAGCGGTCTCGGGCGCGCGGCAAGAACTATGGCAGCGCCGCTCTCTCCGGCATTGTTGCCGCTGACAGCACCGCCCATGCTGAGCCCAAGCGCTGTCTGCTTGCCGCCGATCAGTTCGATATAGACTTCGGCCAAAATCTCGGAATCGAGCAATGCCCCGTGCAGGGTACGGTGTCCATTCTCGATGCCGTAGCGCTTGCACAAGGCGTCGAGTGAGTTCGGACCCATCGGATGCTTGCGGCGGGCAAGCGCCAATGTATCGATGATGCGCTCCGACTGGATTTCAGCCTGTCCGAGCCTTGCCAGTTCAGCATTGATGAAGCCAAGGTCGAACATGGCATTGTGTGCCACCAGCTTGGCCCCGTCGAAAAATTCGAGAAACTCGTCCAGAACTTCCGCGAATGTCGGCTTGTCCAGCAATTGTTCATTGCTGATGCCGTGGACCGCGAGCGCTTCGGGATGAACCTGACGCCCCTGCGGGTTGATGTATTTATGGAAAGTGCGGCCTGTGGGAAACTTGTTGATCAGTTCCACGCCGCCGATTTCGATCACACGGTCCTCGAGCCTTTCCAGACCGGTGGTTTCCGTATCGAAAACGATTTCACGCATTGAAGAACCTCTCGGAAAATATCTCGAACAGCTGTAACACAGCGCCCGCGATTATTCTGTCGCGACCGCCGGCTTTCCACTCAATTCCGCAACAATTTCGGTAATCTGACGGCGCAGATTGTCGAAACTCCCGCTCGTATCGATAATGAAATCGGCTCTTGCACGCTTCTCGGCATCCGGCGTCTGACGGGCGAGAATGGCATCGAGTTTTTCTTCCGTCATGCCCGGTCGCGCAAGCACGCGAATGCGCTGTATCTCGGCAGGGGCTGAGACAACCACGATCTTGTCCACACGTTTGTCGCCGCCGGTTTCAAAAAGCAGCGGAATATCGATCAGTGCCAGAGCGGCGCCAGCTTGCTCGGCAGTGCGGCGAAAGGCTTCTTCTTCCTCACGCACAAGCGGATGAACGATGGCTTCCAGTTTCTTCAGGGCTTCGGGCTTTCCGATGACGGCAGCGGAAAGTTTTTCCCGATTGACCGCACCGTTTTCCACAGTGCCCGGAAACGCAGCCTCGATCAGCGGGGCCGCGCGACCGGAATAGAGCTGGTGCACGGTGTCGTCGGCGCTATAGATCGGCACACCGGCTTCGGCGAACATGTTCGCCGCCGTTGTTTTCCCCATTCCGATGGAGCCAGTTAATCCGAGCACGATCATAGTATCTGTTCCAAAAGTCGCCATGCCTTGCTGCAAATGGCGTTTTTCTGCGCTTCCGGTGCTCATGTACTTAAGTACACTCTGCTCCGGTTCTCGAAAATCACCATTTTCACTGCGGCTTGACGCTTTTTGATCCAGATACCAGAGCGCCAGCCTTTGCCATATCCGCCAGAATATGCTCACGCAGCGCTTTCGTCACTAGCGGCCTTTTGCCGAACCAGCGCTCGAAACCTGGAACGGCCTGATGCAGCAACATGCCAAGACCGTCCACTGTCACCAGACCTGCTTCTTCGGCCTTTTTCAGAAAGGGCGTCTTGAGCGGTACATAAACAATATCGGTGGCAACCGCCTTTCGCGACGCTTTGCCAAGATCGAGCGGGAATACCTCCTGCTCGTCATGACCGCTCATGCCAAGCGATGTCGTGTTGACGATCAATCCGGCGTCGGAGACCAGTTTTTGCGCCGCATCCCAGCCATACGCCGAGACACGCGGTCCGAAATGGGTTGCGAGATCTTGCGCCCGACTCACCGTGCGATTGACGATGGCGACTTTCTTAAAGCCGCGCGACAACAGCGCGTGGACGATTGCCCGGCTTGCGCCACCAGCGCCCAGAACAAGGGCACTGTCGGCATTATCCCAGCCGGAAGCCGATGCATCGAGATTGGCGGCAAAACCATAGGCATCAGTATTGCCGCCATGGAGCCTGCCATTTTCAAGCCAAAGCGTGTTGACCGCGCCGATAGCCTTCGCGGCCTCATCCAGACTTTCCACCGCAGCATAGGCTGCTTCCTTGTGGGGAATGGTGACATTGCCACCGGCAAAACCGTTTTCGGCAAGCGACGAAGCAAAGAAGCTGAAATCTTCCGGCTTCACTTCTATCGCCTCATAAGAACCGTCGATCCCAAGTTCATCAAGCCAGAAACCATGGATCAGCGGCGACCGCGAATGTCTTATCGGAAAGCCGGTGACAAACGCCTTCTTAGCCATCGATCAGTTTTTCCTTCCGCAGTTCAGCCAGCAGCGGCAGCAGCGGCAGACCGACAATCGTGAAATAATCGCCTTCGATCTTATCGAAAAGCTGGATGCCCGGTCCTTCGACCTGATAGGCGCCGACGCTCGAAAGCGCGACGTCCCCCACACGACCGAGATAACGCCCGACAAAACCGGGATCCAGATCGCGCATGGTCATGCGGGCAATCGAAACGTGGCGCCACAGGGTTTTGCCGTCCTTCACAAGCACAACCGCACTGTTGAGCTGATGGGTCTTTCCGGAAAATTTCAGAAGCTGGCGGCGCGCCGCTTCCATATCGGCGGGCTTGTGGAAAATCTCGTCACCGAGCGACAATGTCTGATCGCAGCCGATCACCACCGCGCCGGGGTTCTTCTCGCTTACGTCGAGCGCCTTCGCCTCGGCCAGAACCTGTGCGACTTCTTCCGGCGTAGCGCCCGTTTTATAAAGTGGGGCTTCGACCGCGCGCTCGTCGATATCCGCGCTTGCTGTTGAAAACTCTATGCCGGCATTCTTCAGCAACGCCGAACGGAAGGGGCTTTTAGAGGCAAGAACGAGTTTGTCCGTCATGACAGGATCCTTGTTTATCCCTTTTCGTTATGCGCGCGGAGCAGCGCCAGAATGGCAGCTGCGGTTTCCTCGATCGACCGGCGCGATACATCAATGATTGGCCAGCCGTTTCGGTTGCATATATTACGCGCATAGGCCAGCTCTTCCGAGATCGATACGCGATCCGTATAAAGACCCGTATCCAGCGACGGCACATTGCCGAGTGGCCGGTTCTGGCGGATTTGCGAAATCCGTTCAGCCGTCGCGACCAGTCCCACGATCAATGGACGCTTCGCCGTGAAAAGGACTTCGGGCAAGGGAATCCCCAGCACAATCGGAACATTGGTGGCCTTGATGCCACGATTGGCGAGATAGATGCTTGTCGGTGTCTTGGATGTGCGTGAAATGCCGACAAGAATGACGTCGGCTTCCTCAATGTCATAAGGCAATTGCCCGTCATCATGCTCCATCGTGAAATTGAGCGCGTCGATGCGCCGGAAATAATCGGCATTGAGAACATGCTGTGCGCTGGCGCGGCGATGCGCGGGCGCACCGAGGTAGGATTGAAACGTGTTCAGCACCGGCTCCAGCACGGAAACGCTCGGCACGCCCATTTCCGCGCAGGAATCATCGATGATCGCCGCCAGCTTCTGGTCGACAATCGTATAGAGAACGATGCCGGGTTCCGCATCGATGCCCTCAAGAACCTTGCGCAGCTGCTTTTCGGTACGGATCAGCGGATAGATGTGCTCGATGGCACGCGCATTGGCATATTGCGCCGCTGCCGCACGGCCCGCCGCGAGGAGAGTCTCTCCCGTCGCATCAGAAATAAGATGAAGATGAAAGTAGGAAAGCGGTCTGGTCACAGTTTTGTTGCCCTCCTGTTGACGGCTGTGCGTAAAGGCCGAACGTCTTCCACAAGCCATGGCAGGCCGTGGGAAACTTGGCAAGTCATCCACAGCGGGCGAACATGTGGCGAGTGGTCATCAACATGTGTGGACAAGACTCATGAAAACGCGAAATCCCATCGTAATTCCCAGCTTTTCCACAAATCCTCATGAACTGCGTCAATTGGTAACCCTTTATATTAAAAGAGGGAATTGAGTTTTCATTGTATTTGGTCAGACTATCGGTGAATGATTGCACAGGATGACATGGCAAATTCGGAACTGTGGGGAAAACAGGGACAGACCTTAATCCCCGATTCCAACAGACTCTAAGAATCAAAAGATTCCTGAATCATCCTTTCTTTATGAGAGCCGGACTGGATAACTTCAGACCAAACCGGATCAGGTAACCAACAGGGCGGATAAAAATCAGATGAAGCGCAAAGTCTTGAGAGTGATTGACGGTGAAACGGTCTTTCCACCTCCCATCTGGATGATGCGCCAGGCCGGACGCTATCTTCCCGAATATCGCGAGACGCGGAAAAAGGCGGGGAGCTTTCTCGATCTCTGCTATTCGCCCGATCTTGCTGTCGAAGTGACCCTTCAGCCGATCCGCCGGTTTGGCTTTGATGCAGCCATTCTCTTTTCAGATATTCTTGTCATTCCCCACGCCCTTGGACGTGACCTTCGCTTTGAAGAAGGCAAGGGACCTTTGATGACACCGATTGATGCGGACGAGATTTTCTGGCTTGAGACGGAAGGTGTCGCCAAAAGGCTGGAGCCGGTCTACGAGACGGTTCGGCTGCTGCGCGAGCAGTTGCCCGACGAAACCACGCTGCTGGGCTTCTGTGGCGCTCCCTGGACCGTTGCGACCTATATGATTGCCGGTCACGGCACGCCGGATCAGGCACCCGCCCGTCTTTTCGCCTATCGCTTCCCCGAAGCTTTTGAAAAGCTCCTGAACGATCTTGCCGATGTTTCTGCCGAATATCTTATCGAGCAGCTGGATGCCGGTGCTGATGCGGTTCAGATTTTCGATTCATGGTCGGGCGTTTTGGATGAGGACTGCTTTGAGCGTTTCTGCATCCGGCCCGTTGCCCGGATCGTCCAGAAGGTGAGGGCGGTTTATCCGGAGGCGCGCATCATCGGCTTCCCGAAAGGGGCAGGAATGCTTTATGCAGGCTATCGTGAAAAGACCGGTGTGGATGCGCTCGGTCTTGACTGGTCTGTTCCCTTTTCCTTTGCTGCCGCCCTTCAGGAAGAAGGCGCGATACAGGGCAATCTCGATCCGCTGCGCGTTGTAGCAGGCGGCAATGCGCTGGATGAAGGCGTGGACACCATTCTCGAACGCCTCGGCCAGGGTCCGCTGATCTTCAATCTCGGTCACGGAATCACACCGCAGGCGCCGATTGAAAATGTTCAGCGCATGATCGACCGTATTCGCGGAGGAAAATCATGAGCCAGACAGCTCCGGAAAATCGCGGCTCGGCAGTCGCCATTCGCACTGTTGTTTCGCTGGTTGTGGTCGCGCTTGGCGTCTGGGCATTGTTTCACGTGAATCCAGCCGACGCCTATCTCTGGATCAAGTCGCTGCATGTGATTGCCGTCATCGCATGGATGGCGGGGATGCTCTATCTGCCGCGCCTCTTCGTCTATCACTGCGCTGCAAAGCCTGGTTCCGAAACATCGGAGACCTTCAAGGTGATGGAGAAACGGTTGCTGCGCTTCATCATCAATCCGGCCATGATCGTGACCTGGATTGCCGGTCTCTGGATGGCTTGGGAAATCTTCGGTTTCCAGGGTGGCTGGCTGCATGCAAAACTGCTGCTGGTCGTGCTGATGTCCGGCCTGCACGGCTACCTCGCCAAGTCGACCCGACTTTTTGCTGAAGACCGCAATATGCGCTCGGCCAAACACTGGCGAATCATCAATGAAGTGCCGACGATTCTGATGATTCTGATCGTCATACTGGTGATCGTTAAGCCGTTTTAATCGGAATACAGTCTCGAGAAAGAAACCCGCTCGCCGGGTTTCTGCCATTTTTCTGTTGCAGAAATTTCGCGCTATCCCTACATGAGGCTTGCTCTGCATGCTGCAAGTCAGTATGTAGGAAGCCTCTTCCCTTCAAGACAGCAGGCCTTCGATGCCGGTCACGACGTTCAGGTGGCCACCTTTCCGAACAACTGCATTTTCTCCTTACATTTTAAAAAGAGTTCCTCATCCATGCAGGAAATGAAACTACAAGAACTAAAGAACAAGACACCGGTGGAGCTGCTGGCTTTTGCCGAAACACTTGAGGTCGAAAACGCGAGCGCCATGCGCAAGCAGGAACTGATGTTCGCGATCCTCAAGAAGCTGGCGGCCCAGGACGTCGAAATTATCGGCGAGGGCGTCGTTGAGGTGCTGCAGGATGGATTTGGCTTCCTGCGCTCTGCTGATGCCAACTACCTGCCGGGCCCAGACGATATTTATATTTCACCCTCGCAGCTGCGTCGTTTTTCTCTCAAGACCGGTGATACGGTCGAAGGTCCGATCCGCGGTCCCAAGGAAGGCGAACGTTATTTCGCGCTGCTCAAGGTTAATTCGATCAATTTCGAAGATCCGGAAAAGATCCGGCACAAGGTTCATTTCGACAATCTGACGCCGCTCTACCCGAATGAGCGCTTCAAGATGGAACTGGAAGTTCCAACTTCCAAGGATCTTTCGCCGCGTGTCATTGATCTGGTGGCACCGCTCGGCAAGGGCCAGCGCGGCCTGATCGTCGCTCCGCCGCGTACCGGTAAGACTGTTCTTCTCCAGAACATCGCCCATTCGATCACCGCAAATCATCCGGAATGCTATCTGATCGTTCTTCTGATCGACGAACGTCCGGAAGAAGTGACCGACATGCAGCGCTCGGTGAAGGGCGAAGTGATTTCCTCGACCTTCGATGAACCGGCAGCGCGTCACGTTCAGGTGGCTGAAATGGTCATCGAAAAGGCCAAGCGCCTTGTTGAACATGGTCGCGATGTTGTGATCCTGCTCGACTCGATCACCCGTCTTGGTCGCGCTTACAACACGGTTGTGCCGTCTTCCGGCAAGGTTCTGACCGGTGGTGTGGACGCCAATGCATTGCAGCGCCCGAAGCGCTTCTTCGGTGCCGCGCGCAATATCGAAGAAGGCGGTTCGCTGACCATCATCGCAACCGCGCTGATCGATACGGGCAGCCGTATGGACGAAGTGATCTTTGAAGAATTCAAGGGCACCGGTAACTCGGAAATCGTGCTTGACCGCAAGGTTGCCGACAAGCGCATCTTCCCGGCCATGGACATTCTCAAGTCCGGCACCCGCAAGGAAGACCTGCTCGTACCGCGCGCCGATCTGCAGAAGATTTTCGTTCTGCGCCGTATCCTCGCGCCGATGGGCACGACCGATGCGATCGAATTCCTTATCGATAAGCTCAAGCAGACCAAGAGCAATTCCGAATTCTTCGATTCGATGAATACGTAAAAATTACTCGGTTCAAACCGTTTGAGAAGCGCCGCGCGGGAAACCGTTGCGGCGCTTCTTATTTCAGGATGCCTTGCCGAGGAGCAGTCGCAAAGCATCGGCGTTCTGGACAGGTGGTAGACAAACATGTCCCTTGCAGAACCAGGCTGATGGATGCTCAGGCTCTGCAGTTCCCCCGGTCGGTAGCTCTACTGTCTTGCCAATCTCGAACCACACGAACTTGTCTAAGCGTCTTGGGTCTGGATTTCGATTCGCTGTCGAAACAAGTTCTCCGGCGTTATCGTCTGTGGCCACGACAAGAGAAAGTGGTTCAGCTGCAAAACGGGCCGCATTCAATATTCCAATTTGCCCATATTGCTGTGCGAAGGCTCGGCCAAGCGCCTGTTCGATCAGCTTCTCATTGCTTTGATAGAGATCGATATTGCCCGTCGCCAGAAACAGTCGTGTCAGTGCTTCGATGATCTGGCTGGTCGCGCTCGGTATTGCTTCATCATAATCGCCATAAGTGTGCAGGATGACGTCATCAGCGTCCAGCGCCGACAGGCGATAATTACCGGCACCATCGCGATGGCTGTCATCGAGCGCCTTTTTGAGTTTCAATGCGTCATCGATATAAACCCATTCGCCCGTTGCCTCATAGAGGGCTATAGCTGCGTTGATCATCGATGCATAATCGGTCGAAAGGGCAGGGTAGAGAAGAGAGTTTTCCATGCGGCAATGTGCGATGCGGCCATCACGAAAACTGCTCGCTATGGAGCGATAGGCATCAACCGCGAGGTCGATCCAGTCCTGTCTTCCAAAACTCCGACCTGCTTCGGCCAATGCCCGGATAGCAAGTCCGTTCCAGTCGGTCAGTGCTTTTTCATCGCATCCGGGCCGTACCCGCAATTCACGACGTGCCAGCAGTTTTTGCCGCGATGTTTCGATCAATGGCGGCAGGATTGCATCACCATCGACGGCATCAAGGCGGTTCAGAATGTTCTGGCCTTCCCAGTTTCCACCCGCTGTGACGCCGTAATAGTCCTTGAAGGCTTCGCTATCGTTGCCAAGCGCCTGATCGATTTCCTGCTCGCTCCAGACGTAAAACCGTCCTTCTTCCCCTTCGCTGTCGGCATCGAGGCTGGATGCAAAACTTCCGTCGGGCAAACGCATTTCACGGATCAACCAATCGATAGTTTCTTCGATTCGTAAGCGAAACAAATCATTTCCGGTTTCGGCGAAAGCGTAGTTGGCGTGTCGAATGAATTGAGCATTGTCGTAGAGCATTTTTTCAAAATGCGGGACCAGCCAATTGGCATCGGTGGAGTAACGGCAAAGTCCGCCACCCAGATGGTCGTAAATCCCGCCCTGCAGCATCACCTTGAGAGACAGGAGGAAATTGTCCCGATGCGTCTCATTACGCCCGTAGAGCCAAGAGAGCCACAGATTGTCCATGAAAGGCGCGTTGGGGAATTTAGGTGCTCCTTCTATTCCGCCCCGGACCGGATCAATCAGGCTGTTGATGCGTGTCGCAATCTCGTCA from Brucella anthropi ATCC 49188 includes the following:
- a CDS encoding Tim44/TimA family putative adaptor protein gives rise to the protein MEFFDFGTIFFFIAAVIIFLQLRNVLGRRTGSEKPPFDPYTSARSADAAPASGETDNVVSLPRRPGEKDFTAIDKAAPVGTPVNDGMRAIYAADPSFDPAGFVEGVKIAYEMIVMSFADGDRKVLKNLLSKDVFEGFVSAIDDRETRGESVRSSFVGIDKAEIAGAEMKGSEAHVTVNIVSQMISSTFDKDGKLIDGDPENVLEIKDLWTFARDTRSRDPNWKLVATEAED
- a CDS encoding FxsA family protein gives rise to the protein MSSSLAPLVMLAMPFIEIAGFVIIGSKIGVFATLGLVILSAMLGFFLLRVQGIGLLQRIRTETAAGRVPDREMVHGAMLVLAAILLIVPGFVSSTIGILLFIPFIRDFMWEKFMRGRMVVATSARYSDGYGQQRPGSNPRQDHVIDLDPEDYTTRPNENSPWKDDRKDQ
- the secB gene encoding protein-export chaperone SecB, with protein sequence MSDKAAGEVKNGNGATAEPSLNILAQYVKDLSFESPGAPLSLRPREKAPSININVNVNANPLSETDFDVVLTLEAKAVDGKDVLFNTELVYGGVFRIQGIPQEHMLPLLFIECPRLLFPFARQIIADATRNGGYPPLMIDPIDFAQMFQQRMAEEQAKSAVKS
- the dnaQ gene encoding DNA polymerase III subunit epsilon, translated to MREIVFDTETTGLERLEDRVIEIGGVELINKFPTGRTFHKYINPQGRQVHPEALAVHGISNEQLLDKPTFAEVLDEFLEFFDGAKLVAHNAMFDLGFINAELARLGQAEIQSERIIDTLALARRKHPMGPNSLDALCKRYGIENGHRTLHGALLDSEILAEVYIELIGGKQTALGLSMGGAVSGNNAGESGAAIVLAARPRPLAPRISDAERAAHAALVDKLGDKAIWKKY
- the coaE gene encoding dephospho-CoA kinase (Dephospho-CoA kinase (CoaE) performs the final step in coenzyme A biosynthesis.) is translated as MIVLGLTGSIGMGKTTAANMFAEAGVPIYSADDTVHQLYSGRAAPLIEAAFPGTVENGAVNREKLSAAVIGKPEALKKLEAIVHPLVREEEEAFRRTAEQAGAALALIDIPLLFETGGDKRVDKIVVVSAPAEIQRIRVLARPGMTEEKLDAILARQTPDAEKRARADFIIDTSGSFDNLRRQITEIVAELSGKPAVATE
- a CDS encoding shikimate dehydrogenase, with translation MAKKAFVTGFPIRHSRSPLIHGFWLDELGIDGSYEAIEVKPEDFSFFASSLAENGFAGGNVTIPHKEAAYAAVESLDEAAKAIGAVNTLWLENGRLHGGNTDAYGFAANLDASASGWDNADSALVLGAGGASRAIVHALLSRGFKKVAIVNRTVSRAQDLATHFGPRVSAYGWDAAQKLVSDAGLIVNTTSLGMSGHDEQEVFPLDLGKASRKAVATDIVYVPLKTPFLKKAEEAGLVTVDGLGMLLHQAVPGFERWFGKRPLVTKALREHILADMAKAGALVSGSKSVKPQ
- a CDS encoding Maf-like protein, coding for MTDKLVLASKSPFRSALLKNAGIEFSTASADIDERAVEAPLYKTGATPEEVAQVLAEAKALDVSEKNPGAVVIGCDQTLSLGDEIFHKPADMEAARRQLLKFSGKTHQLNSAVVLVKDGKTLWRHVSIARMTMRDLDPGFVGRYLGRVGDVALSSVGAYQVEGPGIQLFDKIEGDYFTIVGLPLLPLLAELRKEKLIDG
- a CDS encoding pyruvate, water dikinase regulatory protein → MTRPLSYFHLHLISDATGETLLAAGRAAAAQYANARAIEHIYPLIRTEKQLRKVLEGIDAEPGIVLYTIVDQKLAAIIDDSCAEMGVPSVSVLEPVLNTFQSYLGAPAHRRASAQHVLNADYFRRIDALNFTMEHDDGQLPYDIEEADVILVGISRTSKTPTSIYLANRGIKATNVPIVLGIPLPEVLFTAKRPLIVGLVATAERISQIRQNRPLGNVPSLDTGLYTDRVSISEELAYARNICNRNGWPIIDVSRRSIEETAAAILALLRAHNEKG
- the hemE gene encoding uroporphyrinogen decarboxylase → MKRKVLRVIDGETVFPPPIWMMRQAGRYLPEYRETRKKAGSFLDLCYSPDLAVEVTLQPIRRFGFDAAILFSDILVIPHALGRDLRFEEGKGPLMTPIDADEIFWLETEGVAKRLEPVYETVRLLREQLPDETTLLGFCGAPWTVATYMIAGHGTPDQAPARLFAYRFPEAFEKLLNDLADVSAEYLIEQLDAGADAVQIFDSWSGVLDEDCFERFCIRPVARIVQKVRAVYPEARIIGFPKGAGMLYAGYREKTGVDALGLDWSVPFSFAAALQEEGAIQGNLDPLRVVAGGNALDEGVDTILERLGQGPLIFNLGHGITPQAPIENVQRMIDRIRGGKS
- the hemJ gene encoding protoporphyrinogen oxidase HemJ, whose amino-acid sequence is MSQTAPENRGSAVAIRTVVSLVVVALGVWALFHVNPADAYLWIKSLHVIAVIAWMAGMLYLPRLFVYHCAAKPGSETSETFKVMEKRLLRFIINPAMIVTWIAGLWMAWEIFGFQGGWLHAKLLLVVLMSGLHGYLAKSTRLFAEDRNMRSAKHWRIINEVPTILMILIVILVIVKPF
- the rho gene encoding transcription termination factor Rho yields the protein MQEMKLQELKNKTPVELLAFAETLEVENASAMRKQELMFAILKKLAAQDVEIIGEGVVEVLQDGFGFLRSADANYLPGPDDIYISPSQLRRFSLKTGDTVEGPIRGPKEGERYFALLKVNSINFEDPEKIRHKVHFDNLTPLYPNERFKMELEVPTSKDLSPRVIDLVAPLGKGQRGLIVAPPRTGKTVLLQNIAHSITANHPECYLIVLLIDERPEEVTDMQRSVKGEVISSTFDEPAARHVQVAEMVIEKAKRLVEHGRDVVILLDSITRLGRAYNTVVPSSGKVLTGGVDANALQRPKRFFGAARNIEEGGSLTIIATALIDTGSRMDEVIFEEFKGTGNSEIVLDRKVADKRIFPAMDILKSGTRKEDLLVPRADLQKIFVLRRILAPMGTTDAIEFLIDKLKQTKSNSEFFDSMNT
- a CDS encoding thioredoxin domain-containing protein; this translates as MTELDRNRLAGSNRLAEEPSAYLRQHADNPVHWQPWGKEALDAAKELDRPILLSVGYAACHWCHVMAHESFENPDVAEVMNALFVNVKVDREERPDIDQIYMAALGAMGQQGGWPLTMFLRPDGKPFWGGTYFPPHKRHNMPGFVDMLHAVNNLWNKDKEKINHNAQAVFDHLEGRLAAQIAPVVNEVERFDEIATRINSLIDPVRGGIEGAPKFPNAPFMDNLWLSWLYGRNETHRDNFLLSLKVMLQGGIYDHLGGGLCRYSTDANWLVPHFEKMLYDNAQFIRHANYAFAETGNDLFRLRIEETIDWLIREMRLPDGSFASSLDADSEGEEGRFYVWSEQEIDQALGNDSEAFKDYYGVTAGGNWEGQNILNRLDAVDGDAILPPLIETSRQKLLARRELRVRPGCDEKALTDWNGLAIRALAEAGRSFGRQDWIDLAVDAYRSIASSFRDGRIAHCRMENSLLYPALSTDYASMINAAIALYEATGEWVYIDDALKLKKALDDSHRDGAGNYRLSALDADDVILHTYGDYDEAIPSATSQIIEALTRLFLATGNIDLYQSNEKLIEQALGRAFAQQYGQIGILNAARFAAEPLSLVVATDDNAGELVSTANRNPDPRRLDKFVWFEIGKTVELPTGGTAEPEHPSAWFCKGHVCLPPVQNADALRLLLGKAS